CGGCGGAGGGCCGGGGACCGCGACGCGTGAACCGCGCCGGCGGAACCGCGCGGCACCCGAGCGTGCCTATGACAGCCAGACCGACACCCACCACCGGGGCCGGGATCCCCGCGGTGTGCACCGCCACCGCGAGCCCGGTGAGGATCGCGATTACTCCGGCGGTCAGGTAACCCCAGCGTCCGGTGCCGATGCCGTAGCACAGCGCGACCGAAATGGTTGCGACGGCGACACATCCGGCGGCCACGGCGTAACCACCCCACGCGTGCGACGTCACCCAGGCGATCGCGGCCACGACGGGAATCACCGCCCATCCCAGCGCGGCGCCGACATCCGACCGGCCATATGAGCGCTGGGCCATCGCGGCCACTCCCGCAAGCCCCAGTGCCGCCACCGCGGACAGCCCGAGCAGCGCGGGGCGATTCGCGGTGAACGCCGGTGCCAGCAGGAAATACACCCACACCGCCGTGGCGCCGTACACGCCGCCGAATGTCATCCAGCGGGCCGCGACGCCGTCCCAACCCGCGTAGCCGGCCTTGTTCAGACGCGCGGCGGCATCCACCACGTCGTCGAAGAGCGTCGGCGCCGACAGCGCCGGTTGCGCGGTCAGCCGCAGCAGCTCGCCCTCTTCCACTCCGGCCTCGCGCAGCGTGGCGTCGGGTGCCAGCCGCGTGTCGCCGCCGTGCCGGCTCAGCACCCACACGGTGCGGTTGGCCTCCTTCGGCGGCTCGTCCGCCGGTTGGGCGTCCGCGGCCTCACGCACCCGAGCCAGTTTGACCAGCTCCGGGGTCAACCATGCGAGCGGCACATCGAGCGGCAGCGAC
This genomic window from Mycobacterium saskatchewanense contains:
- the eccD gene encoding type VII secretion integral membrane protein EccD → MTGTRETEEAARVSPAPPQVRLSLLASRTQVDVSLPLDVPLAWLTPELVKLARVREAADAQPADEPPKEANRTVWVLSRHGGDTRLAPDATLREAGVEEGELLRLTAQPALSAPTLFDDVVDAAARLNKAGYAGWDGVAARWMTFGGVYGATAVWVYFLLAPAFTANRPALLGLSAVAALGLAGVAAMAQRSYGRSDVGAALGWAVIPVVAAIAWVTSHAWGGYAVAAGCVAVATISVALCYGIGTGRWGYLTAGVIAILTGLAVAVHTAGIPAPVVGVGLAVIGTLGCRAVPPARFTRRGPRPSAEPTDEPNGAPGEDLFARVRSDDLTRAAFRAGLAFSAGLGALAALAPHWPVQPVNWPGLAFALGCAVTLGLYALEPVTAVERAAVTVPAAALAVTSCALAQGGSQPLRLAAFGLLLATTTAIAVAGSARVRGRLATAAAYCSYLSTAALIPLALWVAGAYPRLGIS